The following proteins are co-located in the Lasioglossum baleicum unplaced genomic scaffold, iyLasBale1 scaffold0151, whole genome shotgun sequence genome:
- the LOC143220057 gene encoding uncharacterized protein LOC143220057 translates to MSDILAIGNTPTSDNRITKIEVHTYNPYANTTLGNSDEIRIPIHQQDLYTLPCESFLYIEGKIILAEAPPQGTSNNVILDTNCAAFMFDEIRYELNGVEIDRCRNPGITTSLKTHVSISPGKSKALATAGWHRKLDGTDFNFCIPFNMLFGFGEDYNKITVNVRQELVLIRSRNDLNALNGSSTLRPKIELFKVQWRMPHISLEEVTKLSLLRILERGQMIPMSFRSWDLYEYPHLQTTTKHTWAIKTVTQLEKPRFIIFALQNDSKNKLQKSANQFDDCKLLNIRLYLNSESYPYDDLNLDFEKNKYAILYDMYTRFQNSYYGNRSSEPLLDELQFLSQGPFVVIDCSRQNESVKSATIDVRIDFECRDNVPVNTAAYCLIIQDRIVEYSPLTNVVRRIL, encoded by the coding sequence ATGTCCGACATTTTGGCCATTGGCAATACGCCAACCTCTGATAATCGTATAACTAAGATAGAAGTGCACACATATAATCCCTATGCAAATACTACTCTCGGAAATAGTGATGAAATAAGGATACCGATACATCAGCAGGATCTGTATACGCTACCGTGTGAGAGTTTCTTGTACATTGAAGGAAAAATCATTTTAGCAGAGGCTCCACCTCAAGGAACAAGCAACAATGTTATTCTCGATACCAATTGTGCTGCTTTCATGTTTGATGAAATTCGATATGAACTGAATGGAGTTGAAATAGACCGCTGTAGAAATCCTGGAATAACGACCTCGTTAAAAACACATGTATCCATCTCTCCTGGAAAAAGTAAAGCATTGGCCACCGCAGGCTGGCATCGTAAACTGGATGGCACAGATTTCAATTTCTGCATACCATTCAATATGCTATTTGGCTTCGGTGAAGATTATAACAAGATTACCGTTAACGTGCGTCAAGAGTTGGTCTTAATTCGATCACGAAACGATCTAAACGCGTTGAATGGTTCTAGTACTTTAAGACCTAAAATCGAATTATTCAAAGTTCAGTGGCGTATGCCACACATAAGTCTGGAAGAAGTAACCAAATTGTCATTACTACGCATTCTCGAGAGAGGACAAATGATACCTATGAGTTTTCGCTCTTGGGATCTATACGAATATCCACATTTGCAAACAACTACGAAGCATACGTGGGCGATAAAGACTGTAACACAATTGGAGAAACCCCGTTTCATCATATTCGCATTGCAGAACGATAGCAAGAATAAATTGCAGAAGAGTGCTAATCAATTCGACGATTGTAAACTGTTAAACATACGGTTGTACCTAAATTCCGAATCGTACCCATACGACGACCTAAACTTGGACTTTGAAAAGAATAAGTATGCGATACTTTATGACATGTACACAAGATTTCAAAACTCATATTATGGTAATCGATCCAGTGAGCCGCTATTGGATGAATTACAGTTCTTATCACAGGGTCCATTTGTGGTCATAGACTGCTCTCGTCAAAACGAGTCTGTCAAAAGTGCAACCATTGATGTGCGCATAGATTTCGAGTGCAGAGATAATGTGCCTGTGAACACAGCTGCTTACTGTTTAATCATACAGGATCGTATAGTCGAGTACAGCCCGTTGACCAACGTCGTGCGCAGAATACTTTAA